From the genome of Xiphophorus couchianus chromosome 6, X_couchianus-1.0, whole genome shotgun sequence, one region includes:
- the LOC114145829 gene encoding ras-related protein Rab-36-like translates to MQRAVIRGDPRKQRFHLNHLGAIMQDHRNGMKPFPPPVSNDRIISEFPQCYTPEASFQLKTDWDIQTKAAFKHQAARLQTWDRQKMSKVVVVGDLNVGKTALIKRFCKDVFERDYKATIGVDFEIERFQILGVPFSLQIWDTAGQEKFKCIVSTYYRGAQVIVTVFDMADIQSLNHARQWLEEAMRENYPNSCFIFLVGTKTDLLPSDERERTEKDAVHIAAEMHAEFWTLSAKTGENVQAFFFRVAGLTFENCIMKDMEKGVPASIGCGNAIKSDRITLAEGTYPKKNIIGPTVTGTPLWSQACRWSTLASPWWPGLNAWTSARDSLKRKRGPPFPPPPVGGAKGVRGSVGWVMAKG, encoded by the exons ATGCAGAGAGCAGTCATCCGCGGGGATCCAAGGAAGCAAAGATTTCACCTGAATCATTTGGG tgCCATCATGCAGGATCACAGGAATGGTATGAAGCCATTTCCACCACCAGTCAGTAACGACAGGATCATCTCAGAATTCCCTCAA TGCTACACTCCAGAGGCCTCCTTCCAGCTGAAGACAGACTGGGACATTCAGACTAAAGCAGCCTTTAAACACCAAGCTGCCAGGCTGCAGAC ATGGGATCGCCAGAAAATGTCTAAAGTGGTAGTTGTCGGAGACCTCAATGTCGGAAAGACCGCCCTCATTAAAAG attttgtaaaGATGTCTTTGAAAGAGACTACAAAGCCACAATAGGAGTGGATTTTGAGATTGAGAGGTTTCAGATATTGGGAGTACCTTTCTCTCTTCAAAT CTGGGATACAGCAGGGCAGGAAAAATTCAAGTGCATTGTATCTACATACTATAGAGGCGCTCAAG TGATTGTCACAGTGTTTGACATGGCAGATATTCAATCCTTGAATCATGCACg TCAGTGGTTGGAGGAAGCCATGAGAGAAAATTATCCCAATTCTTGTTTCATCTTCTTGGTTGGCACCAAGACTGACCTTCTG CCCTCAGATGAAAGGGAGAGAACTGAAAAAGATGCGGTCCATATTGCAGCAGAGATGCATGCAGAGTTCTGGACACTTTCAGCCAAAACAG GGGAGAACGTGCAGGCATTTTTCTTTAGGGTGGCtggtttgacttttgaaaactGTATAATGAAGGACATGGAGAAAGGTGTTCCAGCTAGTattggctgtgggaatgctatCA AATCGGATCGTATCACTCTCGCAGAGGGCACATATCCCAAG AAGAACATCATTGGACCCACTGTTACTGGGACCCCACTATGGAGCCAGGCCTGCAGGTGGAGCACACTGGCAAGCCCCTGGTGGCCAGGCCTTAACGCATGGACCTCAGCCAGGGACAGCTTGAAGAGAAAACGTGGGCCCCCCTTCCCACCACCACctgtgggaggggccaaaggggtcagGGGCAGTGTGGGATGGGTGATGGCCAAGGGTTAG
- the depdc5 gene encoding GATOR complex protein DEPDC5 isoform X8, producing the protein MKTNKSYKLVLHKKGFGGSDDELVVNPKIFPQVNLGDIIEIAHPTDDYSPLLLQVKSLKEDLQKETISVDQSVAQAFKLRAYQDVIVNIVDPKDVTLDLVELTFKDQYIGRGDMWRLKKSLVSTCAYVTQKVEFAGIRAQASELWVKGEKVTCGYISENTRVVFRSTSAMVYIFIQMSCEMWDFDIYGDLYFEKAVSGFLSDLFTKWKEKNCSHEVTVVLFSRTFYNAKTLEEFPENLRGSVRQNHEGHYYEDFYRVVAQNERRDEWTSLLVTIKKLFIQYPFLVRLKETAGFPVGYNSTAVQGNYLEAINLSFNVFDKHYINRNFDRTGQMSVVITPGVGVFEVDRLLMILTKQRMIDNGIGVDLVCMGEQPLHAVPLFKLHNKHTPGDSRVGDDYNLPHWINHSFYTSKSQNSCSSFTPRIKLADRKPHAEIQKSNKDHSLCSPKDSDNSLPIQVDYDAYDAQVFRLPGPSRIQRSSNFKIGRDKEMSGRKSWGSVDISTGIGTSSPVRSGGTEEQTSLASDDSLGPVSNMLLIPRGPPAQYEVSSSLGYTSTRELLEKMMDSQRDSSAPGRFTVGSAESTLHIRPGGYTPQRALINPFTPSRMPMKLTSNRRRWMHTFPVGPSGEAIQIHHQTRQNMAELQGSQQKDPTHTSAELLELAYHEATGRRTTSRQAGENGLYICGGTEEFTGSPGSNNSCGPLSNRSASFQDFSSGADPTLLLSAPPTVPSFCCTVGVDWKSLTTPACLPLTTDYFPDRQTLQNDYTEGCYDLLPHSDLERREDEAPVMTASQVFEEFICQRLMQGYQIIVQTNNRKPPPAVATPLGSSPLYTRGLVSLRRAEEEETVYWLSMGRTFHKVCLRDKIITVTRYLPKYPYESAQIQYSYSLCPPHSDAQFVPCWVEFGHERLEEYKWNYLDQYICSAGSEDFSLIDSLKFWRTRFLLLPAGGARRVADGEGHWDVYGEGAGTGMGGCGDWVLLDGFIRFVEGLNRIRRRHRSDRIIRCNDNPVDGRIQVSNCIQ; encoded by the exons ATGAAGACAAATAAGTCTTATAAACTCGTACTGCACAAGAAAGGTTTTGGCGGAAGTG ATGATGAGCTGGTTGTCAACCCAAAAATCTTCCCTCAAGTCAACCTGGGAGACATAATTGAGATTGCTCACCCTACAGATGACTACAG TCCTCTTCTGCTTCAGGTGAAAAGCTTAAAAGAGGATCTTCAGAAAG AGACCATCAGTGTGGACCAGAGCGTAGCACAGGCTTTCAAGCTTCGTGCCTATCAGGATGTTATTGTTAATATAGTTGACCCTAAG GATGTAACACTCGATCTGGTGGAACTGACGTTCAAAGATCAGTACATTGGCCGAGGAGACATGTGGAGGCTAAAGAAGAGTCTG GTGAGCACTTGTGCTTATGTGACTCAGAAAGTGGAGTTCGCAGGAATCAG agccCAGGCCAGTGAATTATGggtgaaaggagaaaaagtgaCCTGTGGCTACATTAGCGAGAATACCAGA GTGGTTTTTAGATCAACGTCTGCTATGGTTTACATCTTCATCCAGATGAGCTGTGAGATGTGGGATTTTGACATATATG gGGATCTGTACTTTGAGAAGGCGGTCAGTGGTTTCCTGTCTGACCTGTTCACTAAATGGAAG GAGAAGAACTGTAGTCATGAAGTGACCGTTGTACTGTTTTCACGCACATTTTACAACGCCAAAACTTTGG AGGAGTTTCCTGAGAATCTAAGAGGATCCGTCAGACAGAATCATGAGGGACATTATTATGAAGACTTCTACAG GGTTGTGGCTCAGAATGAGAGACGGGATGAGTGGACGTCACTACTGGTCACCATCAAGAAACTCTTCATTCAGTACCCTTTTCTGGTTCGACTTAAAGAAACAG CTGGTTTTCCTGTTGGTTATAATTCCACTGCCGTGCAGGGAAACTACCTGGAGGCCATTAATCTTTCTTTTAATG TGTTTGACAAGCACTACATCAACCGTAACTTTGACCGCACTGGCCAGATGTCCGTGGTCATCACTCCGGGAGTAGGAGTGTTTGAAGTTGACCGTCTGCTTATGATACTGACTAAACAGCGAATGATTGATAATG GTATCGGTGTAGACTTGGTGTGTATGGGTGAGCAGCCACTGCACGCTGTTCCGTTGTTTAAG CtgcacaacaaacacacacctgggGACTCACGTGTAGGAGACGACTACAACCTTCCCCACTGGATCAACCACAG CTTCTACACCTCCAAAAGCCAGAATTCCTGCAGCTCATTCACTCCTCGGATCAAACTGGCTGATCGCAAG CCTCATGCTGAGATCCAGAAGAGCAACAAAGACCACT CTCTTTGTTCTCCAAAGGACTCAGACAACAGCCTGCCTATACAGGTAGATTACGATGCCTATGATGCTCAGGTGTTCCGGCTTCCAGGTCCATCACGAATTCAGAGGAGCTCCAACTTCAA GATTGGTCGAGACAAAGAGATGAGTGGGAGGAAAAGCTGGGGCTCTGTGGACATCAGCACCGGCATTGGGACGTCTTCTCCTGTCCGTTCAGGGGGAACAGAGGAGCAGACGAGCCTGGCCTCCGATGACAGCCTGGGTCCTGTGTCCAACATGCTGCTGATCCCCCGGGGTCCTCCAGCGCAGTATGAAGTCAGCAGCTCTCTGGGATACACCAGCACCAGAG AGTTATTGGAGAAAATGATGGACTCTCAGCGGGACTCCAGCGCCCCTGGCAGGTTCACAGTGGGCAGTGCTGAGTCCACCCTGCATATCCGTCCTGGAGGCTACACTCCTCAGAGAGCGCTCATAAACCCCTTCACACCATCCAGGATGCCCATGAAGCTGACCTCCAACCGGCGCCGCTGGATGCACACTTTCCCTGTTG GTCCTTCTGGAGAGGCAATCCAGATCCATCACCAGACCAGGCAGAACATGGCAGAGCTACAGGGCAGCCAGCAGAAAGATCCAACTCACACATCTGCTGAGCTACTGGAGCTGGCTTATCATGAAGCCACAGGACG GCGAACAACCTCCAGGCAAGCAGGCGAGAACGGCCTTTACATTTGTGGAGGAACGGAAGAGTTCACTGGGAGTCCAGGGAGCAACAACAGCTGTG GACCTCTGAGCAACCGAAGCGCCTCCTTCCAGGACTTCTCCAGCGGTGCTGATCCGA CCCTGCTGCTGTCTGCACCCCCGACAGTGCCCAGCTTCTGCTGCACGGTGGGGGTGGACTGGAAGTCCCTGACTACCCCAGCCTGCCTCCCCCTCACCACCGACTACTTCCCTGATCGTCAGACGCTGCAGAATGACTACACTGAAGGCTGCTATGACCTCTTGCCACACAGTGATCTAGAAAG acGCGAAGATGAAGCTCCAGTGATGACGGCGTCTCAGGTGTTTGAAGAGTTTATCTGTCAGAGGTTAATGCAGGGATATCAAATAATAGTtcaaacaaacaacagaaaacctcCTCCTGCGGTGGCCACGCCCCTTGGCAGCAGTCCTCTGTACACTAGAG GTCTGGTGTCTTTGCGTCGAGCGGAGGAAGAAGAGACGGTTTACTGGCTCAGCATGGGCCGCACCTTCCATAAGGTTTGCCTCAGAGACAAGATCATCACTGTCACTCGCTACCTGCCGAA gTATCCATATGAATCAGCTCAGATCCAGTACAGCTACAGCCTGTGTCCTCCACACTCAGATGCTCAGTTTGTGCCCTGTTGGGTGGAGTTTGGACATGAGCGGCTGGAGGAATACAAGTGGAACTACCTGGACCAGTACATCTGCTCAGCTGGCTCTGAGGACTTCAG